Proteins encoded by one window of Actinocorallia herbida:
- a CDS encoding nuclear transport factor 2 family protein, producing MDASPAALVDRYLQLCEDRALDEATALLAPGARIVFPGGRVHTSLHQMAGAASGHYTWVRKHRERYFEGTGADGAVVVTSLGSLYGEDLDGAPFSGIRYADVFVLRDGLIVEQNVFNDLPEAGIIRIPSAGGASA from the coding sequence ATGGACGCCTCGCCCGCCGCGCTCGTCGACCGCTACCTGCAACTGTGCGAGGACCGCGCGCTGGACGAGGCCACGGCCCTGCTCGCCCCGGGAGCACGCATCGTGTTCCCGGGCGGGCGGGTGCACACCTCGCTCCACCAGATGGCCGGCGCCGCCTCCGGGCACTACACGTGGGTCCGCAAGCACCGTGAGCGCTACTTCGAGGGGACGGGCGCGGACGGCGCCGTTGTCGTCACCTCGCTCGGCTCGCTCTACGGCGAGGACCTGGACGGCGCGCCGTTCTCCGGGATCCGCTACGCCGACGTGTTCGTGCTGCGCGACGGCCTGATCGTCGAGCAGAACGTCTTCAACGACCTTCCGGAGGCCGGGATCATCCGGATCCCCTCGGCCGGCGGCGCGTCCGCCTGA
- a CDS encoding class I SAM-dependent methyltransferase encodes MIDIEDRLTLDEQSAVDFILTLRKRWADTVYPTMVEEYQAGGAPEESVEAAAERLRDLELYPWYSHMERVQQKMLWKTAADAVISRRESLLAQYEEGGNAAGTLTLDASLELPTWYTDYDIHVQPGSFFSDDLSAYVYEFGARIVMLRDNDGYKFHRLFTETALPETAAATRVVDLGCGFGKSTRPLALRYPGAEVIGIDLAAPGLRLAHAEAEAEGVKIDYRQADARATGLEEASCDVVTGTMTLHEMPSEAVKETIAEAARVLKPGGTMAFLEFQPTGDPFRDATIFEHAERNNEPFFHDLFGTDLLAACREAGLVEPSWTPFDERANGMSPQGWGERREWHFPWAVLSAKKPEA; translated from the coding sequence ATGATCGACATTGAGGACAGGCTGACGCTCGACGAGCAGTCCGCGGTCGACTTCATCCTCACGCTGCGCAAGCGCTGGGCGGACACCGTCTACCCGACGATGGTCGAGGAGTACCAGGCGGGCGGCGCCCCCGAGGAGTCGGTGGAGGCGGCGGCCGAGCGGCTGCGCGACCTCGAGCTGTACCCCTGGTACAGCCACATGGAGCGGGTGCAGCAGAAGATGCTGTGGAAGACCGCCGCCGACGCGGTCATCAGCAGGCGCGAGAGCCTGCTCGCCCAGTACGAGGAGGGCGGCAACGCGGCGGGCACGCTCACGCTCGACGCGTCGCTGGAGCTGCCGACCTGGTACACCGACTACGACATCCACGTCCAGCCGGGCAGCTTCTTCTCCGACGACCTGTCGGCCTACGTGTACGAGTTCGGCGCGCGCATCGTCATGCTGCGCGACAACGACGGCTACAAGTTCCACCGGCTGTTCACCGAGACCGCCCTGCCGGAGACCGCGGCCGCCACCCGCGTCGTCGACCTCGGCTGCGGGTTCGGCAAGAGCACCCGTCCCCTGGCACTGCGCTACCCCGGCGCCGAGGTCATCGGCATCGACCTCGCCGCGCCCGGCCTCCGGCTGGCGCACGCCGAGGCCGAGGCCGAGGGTGTCAAGATCGACTACCGCCAGGCCGACGCCCGCGCGACCGGCCTGGAGGAGGCGAGCTGCGACGTCGTCACCGGGACGATGACGCTGCACGAGATGCCTTCGGAGGCGGTCAAGGAGACCATCGCCGAGGCGGCCCGCGTCCTCAAGCCCGGCGGCACCATGGCGTTCCTGGAGTTCCAGCCGACCGGCGACCCGTTCCGCGACGCGACGATCTTCGAGCACGCCGAGCGCAACAACGAGCCGTTCTTCCACGACCTGTTCGGCACCGACCTGCTCGCGGCCTGCCGCGAGGCGGGCCTCGTCGAGCCCTCCTGGACCCCCTTCGACGAGCGCGCGAACGGCATGAGCCCGCAGGGCTGGGGCGAGCGGCGCGAGTGGCACTTCCCGTGGGCGGTCCTGTCCGCCAAGAAGCCGGAGGCATGA
- a CDS encoding FAD-dependent oxidoreductase, translated as MGSASRTRTLWEPFILGGVPVRNRVFVPGHTTNFGADNNPTRRHAAYHAERARGGAGLIITEAIRVHPASAGRHISLGSFDDSSIAAYAEMTEAVHVEGARMFAQLMHAGRQASGEATRTAAWAPGDTPWSGSAHTPHAMGPSDIAVIVTAFGAAARRMDAAGFDGAEVHLGHGHLLQQFLSPFSNTRADGYGGDLDGRMRLTREVLTEIRVKAPHLPIGLRVSADEFLPGGLTPPDVVEIVARLREDFPIAYVHVSHSAYHGSYSLATQMADMSFGHAPFRHNAALFKKEFPDLPVLAVCRLDSLADAADLVASGEADLVGLARPHIADPHLVRKAMAGEDPAVSCLACNQGCVGRLEASLPIACVVNPEAGAEAEWAAVWAGPRAERRAVLVVGGGPAGVEAALAAHRAGHRVTLAEAGGALGGQIARAAHVAGRERLALLAEEPAARLAAAGVPVLLGRTVTPEDLLPGGDLAGFDEVIVATGSRPARRELPGGPPVYDLWEAVAALEDPDGESCAPLRGTVVIRDDEGGWPAASVAEHLGRLGARVHLVTPTASLAARITTYSKLALTHRLGELGVKARPLRTVEGAEGDRVLLRDTLNGDVEELAGVTAVVDAGRPIAVDEIYRALDGLPDAPTVLVAGDANAPRTALEAVYEGRLTGVFLTDPVDGAAALARTV; from the coding sequence GTGGGTAGCGCGAGCCGGACACGGACCTTGTGGGAGCCGTTCATCCTGGGCGGGGTGCCCGTGCGCAACCGGGTGTTCGTCCCCGGCCACACCACGAACTTCGGGGCCGACAACAACCCCACCCGACGGCACGCCGCCTACCACGCGGAGCGTGCGCGGGGCGGCGCGGGTCTGATCATCACCGAGGCGATCCGGGTCCACCCGGCCAGCGCCGGACGGCACATCAGCCTCGGCAGCTTCGACGACTCCTCGATCGCCGCCTACGCGGAGATGACCGAGGCCGTCCACGTCGAGGGCGCGCGCATGTTCGCCCAGCTCATGCACGCGGGACGGCAGGCCAGCGGCGAGGCGACCCGCACCGCGGCCTGGGCGCCCGGAGACACCCCGTGGTCGGGATCGGCGCACACCCCGCACGCGATGGGCCCGAGCGACATCGCGGTGATCGTCACCGCGTTCGGGGCGGCGGCCCGCCGGATGGACGCCGCGGGGTTCGACGGCGCCGAGGTCCATCTCGGCCACGGCCACCTGCTCCAGCAGTTCCTCTCTCCGTTCTCCAACACCCGCGCCGACGGCTACGGGGGCGACCTCGACGGCAGGATGCGGCTCACCCGCGAGGTCCTCACCGAGATCCGCGTGAAGGCGCCCCACCTGCCGATCGGCCTGCGCGTCAGCGCCGACGAGTTCCTGCCGGGCGGGCTCACCCCGCCGGACGTCGTGGAGATCGTGGCCCGCCTGCGCGAAGACTTCCCGATCGCGTACGTCCACGTGAGCCACTCCGCCTACCACGGCAGCTACTCCCTGGCCACACAGATGGCCGACATGAGCTTCGGCCACGCGCCGTTCCGGCACAACGCGGCCCTGTTCAAGAAGGAGTTCCCCGACCTGCCCGTCCTCGCGGTCTGCCGGCTGGACTCCCTCGCCGACGCGGCCGACCTCGTCGCGTCCGGGGAAGCCGACCTCGTCGGGCTGGCCCGCCCGCACATCGCCGACCCGCACCTCGTGCGCAAGGCGATGGCGGGGGAGGACCCCGCGGTGTCGTGCCTCGCCTGCAACCAGGGGTGCGTCGGCCGCCTGGAGGCCAGCCTGCCGATCGCCTGCGTGGTCAACCCCGAGGCCGGCGCGGAGGCCGAGTGGGCGGCGGTCTGGGCAGGGCCGCGGGCCGAGCGGCGCGCCGTCCTCGTGGTCGGCGGCGGCCCGGCCGGGGTCGAGGCGGCGCTCGCCGCCCACCGGGCGGGCCACCGCGTCACCCTCGCCGAGGCGGGCGGGGCCCTCGGCGGCCAGATCGCGCGGGCCGCCCACGTCGCGGGCCGCGAGCGCCTCGCGCTGCTCGCCGAGGAGCCCGCCGCGCGGCTCGCCGCCGCGGGCGTCCCGGTCCTGCTCGGCCGCACCGTCACGCCCGAAGACCTGCTGCCCGGCGGCGATCTCGCGGGCTTCGACGAGGTCATCGTCGCGACCGGCTCGCGGCCCGCCCGCCGGGAACTGCCCGGCGGCCCCCCGGTCTACGACCTGTGGGAGGCGGTCGCGGCCCTCGAGGACCCCGACGGCGAGAGTTGCGCCCCGCTGCGCGGCACCGTCGTCATCCGCGACGACGAGGGCGGCTGGCCGGCCGCCTCCGTCGCCGAACACCTGGGCCGCCTCGGCGCCCGGGTCCACCTGGTCACGCCGACGGCCTCGCTGGCGGCGCGGATCACCACCTACTCCAAGCTGGCACTCACCCACCGGCTTGGCGAACTCGGAGTGAAGGCACGGCCGCTCCGCACCGTCGAAGGCGCAGAAGGCGACCGCGTCCTGCTCCGCGACACCCTCAACGGGGACGTCGAGGAGCTGGCCGGGGTCACCGCCGTCGTCGACGCGGGACGGCCGATCGCGGTGGACGAGATCTACCGGGCGCTCGATGGCCTGCCCGACGCACCCACGGTGCTCGTGGCGGGCGACGCCAACGCTCCGCGGACCGCACTGGAGGCCGTCTACGAAGGACGGCTCACCGGGGTGTTCCTCACCGATCCCGTGGACGGCGCCGCGGCGCTGGCCCGGACGGTCTGA
- a CDS encoding glycosyltransferase 87 family protein → MRKTWQKVAYAGVAVEVVGVLVFALAYPSLDHHIYWLGGGALTDGTALYTARHAGLWFTNTPFMALLFAPASLLPLTVARVLWQLGSVAAFAWACDSALRLAGRRPSRPVLAAAVALGLLLEPVWHTLFLGQVNLFLIALVLADLRRVAEGRPAGIGVGIAAAVKLTPGIFIVLLLAAGRVKAAVTAGAAFLICTGAAYLVAPDASRTYWLETFFDTSRVGVPYISNQSPIGAAARILGGVAEIPDAYRFLPLVLGVAGVAVAVAWARRGDWLAAAAVTGVAGLLVSPISWTHHWVWALPALVVLARTGPRLAAFAACLFLLAPPWLTPHDGGPAQYGLHGLLTIGANAYLVAALIFLAHMAIHLRTRPPTALPTRTNGLMVHIS, encoded by the coding sequence GTGCGGAAGACATGGCAGAAGGTCGCGTACGCGGGTGTGGCCGTCGAGGTCGTCGGAGTGCTGGTGTTCGCGCTGGCCTACCCGTCGCTGGACCATCACATCTACTGGCTCGGCGGCGGCGCGCTGACCGACGGGACCGCCCTGTACACCGCGCGGCACGCGGGACTGTGGTTCACCAACACGCCCTTCATGGCGCTGCTGTTCGCGCCCGCGTCGCTGCTGCCGCTGACCGTCGCGCGGGTGCTCTGGCAGCTCGGGTCCGTCGCGGCGTTCGCGTGGGCCTGCGACTCGGCGCTGCGCCTCGCCGGGCGGCGGCCGTCCCGCCCCGTCCTCGCCGCGGCCGTCGCGCTCGGGCTGCTGCTGGAGCCGGTGTGGCACACCCTGTTCCTGGGGCAGGTCAACCTGTTCCTCATCGCGCTGGTCCTCGCCGATCTGCGGCGCGTGGCGGAGGGGCGGCCCGCCGGGATCGGGGTGGGGATCGCGGCGGCGGTGAAACTGACGCCGGGGATCTTCATCGTGCTGCTGCTGGCGGCCGGCCGCGTCAAGGCCGCGGTGACGGCCGGGGCCGCGTTCCTGATCTGCACGGGCGCCGCCTATCTGGTCGCCCCCGACGCCTCCAGGACGTACTGGCTGGAGACCTTCTTCGACACCTCCCGGGTGGGCGTCCCTTACATCAGCAACCAGTCGCCGATCGGGGCCGCCGCCCGGATCCTCGGCGGGGTCGCGGAGATCCCCGACGCCTACCGATTCCTCCCCCTCGTGCTCGGGGTCGCCGGGGTGGCCGTCGCCGTCGCCTGGGCGCGCCGCGGTGACTGGCTCGCCGCCGCAGCCGTCACCGGGGTGGCCGGCCTGCTCGTCTCCCCCATCTCCTGGACGCACCACTGGGTCTGGGCGCTGCCCGCCCTCGTCGTCCTGGCCCGGACGGGCCCTCGCCTGGCCGCCTTCGCCGCCTGCCTGTTCCTCCTGGCTCCTCCCTGGCTCACCCCGCATGACGGAGGCCCCGCCCAGTACGGCCTCCACGGCCTCCTCACCATCGGGGCCAACGCCTACCTCGTCGCGGCCCTCATCTTCCTCGCCCACATGGCGATCCACCTCCGCACCAGGCCCCCGACCGCACTTCCCACCCGGACGAATGGACTAATGGTACATATTTCATAG
- a CDS encoding NADH:flavin oxidoreductase: protein MSDVPEVFAPARLGPLTLRNRIVKAATFEGRTPKALVSDELIDFHRRIAAGGVGMTTVAYCAVAPEGRTERRQIHMRPEAAEGLTRLAEAVHAEGAKISAQVGHAGPVADARSNRLPALSASKRLSPLSFQFIQEATEDDLARVTRAHADAAELAADCGFDAVELHFGHNYLASSFLSPLLNKRRDGRGGSLVNRASVARGLAEAVKARVGDRIAVLAKLNMTDGVRGGMTEEDGLAVARLLESDGHLDALELTAGSSLLNPMFLFRGGAPVKEFANSFRQPVKAGLRVFGRFFLHAYPYEPAYLLPMARRFRAELSMPLILLGGVTDMPSLNLAMSEGFQFAAMGRALLMEPDLPNRLAKDATTTSSCIHCNRCMPTIYRGTHCPLSDTFQPMPR, encoded by the coding sequence ATGTCCGACGTCCCCGAGGTCTTCGCCCCCGCCCGGCTAGGCCCGCTCACCCTCCGGAACCGCATCGTCAAGGCCGCCACGTTCGAGGGCCGCACCCCCAAGGCCCTGGTCTCCGACGAACTCATCGACTTCCACCGCCGGATCGCGGCGGGCGGCGTCGGCATGACGACCGTCGCGTACTGCGCGGTCGCGCCCGAGGGCCGCACCGAACGCCGCCAGATCCACATGCGCCCCGAGGCCGCCGAAGGGCTGACCCGGCTCGCCGAGGCCGTCCACGCCGAAGGCGCCAAGATCTCCGCGCAGGTCGGGCACGCCGGACCCGTCGCGGACGCCAGATCGAACCGGCTGCCCGCGCTGTCGGCGTCCAAGCGGCTCAGTCCGCTGTCGTTCCAGTTCATCCAGGAGGCGACCGAGGACGACCTCGCCCGCGTCACCCGCGCGCACGCCGACGCCGCCGAACTCGCCGCGGACTGCGGTTTCGACGCCGTCGAGCTGCACTTCGGGCACAACTACCTGGCCAGCTCGTTCCTGTCCCCACTGCTGAACAAGCGCAGGGACGGCAGGGGCGGCTCGCTCGTCAACCGGGCGAGCGTCGCGCGGGGCCTCGCCGAGGCGGTGAAGGCCAGGGTCGGCGATCGGATCGCCGTGCTCGCCAAGCTCAACATGACCGACGGGGTGCGGGGCGGCATGACCGAGGAGGACGGCCTCGCCGTGGCCCGCCTCCTGGAGTCCGACGGCCACCTCGACGCCCTGGAGCTGACGGCCGGGAGCTCCCTGCTCAACCCGATGTTCCTGTTCCGGGGCGGGGCGCCGGTGAAGGAGTTCGCGAACTCGTTCCGGCAGCCGGTGAAGGCGGGCCTGCGGGTCTTCGGCCGCTTCTTCCTGCACGCCTACCCCTACGAGCCCGCCTACCTGCTGCCCATGGCCCGCCGCTTCCGCGCCGAACTCTCGATGCCGCTCATCCTCCTCGGCGGCGTCACCGACATGCCGTCGCTGAACCTCGCCATGTCCGAGGGCTTTCAGTTCGCCGCCATGGGCCGCGCCCTCCTCATGGAGCCCGACCTCCCGAACCGCCTGGCCAAGGACGCCACCACCACCTCGTCGTGCATCCACTGCAACCGCTGCATGCCCACCATCTACCGCGGCACCCACTGTCCCCTTTCCGACACCTTCCAGCCCATGCCCCGCTGA
- a CDS encoding TetR/AcrR family transcriptional regulator, whose product MTIADAPDRLLDAAGLLFAEHGYDAVSVRAVNKAAGMNPAAVHYHFGSKEALATAVLERGLGDLWGGRLAELDTLLAGPGPVRGERLAALLVEPLATLAHDPGRRWLARLLTRIVAAGHPLPWHSAWSFPEPWTALLARAVPALPPEEAALRFRLARDLVLHTYGDSAGPPPPAASVTAFVAAGLTAPFPPPDGAPPCPTSPRSSPPPG is encoded by the coding sequence ATGACGATCGCGGACGCGCCGGACCGGCTGCTCGACGCCGCCGGCCTGCTCTTCGCCGAGCACGGGTACGACGCGGTCTCGGTGCGCGCCGTCAACAAGGCGGCGGGCATGAACCCGGCGGCCGTGCACTACCACTTCGGGTCCAAGGAGGCCCTGGCCACCGCGGTGCTGGAACGCGGCCTCGGTGACCTGTGGGGCGGGCGGCTCGCCGAACTCGACACGCTGCTGGCCGGGCCGGGCCCGGTGCGCGGCGAGCGGCTCGCGGCGCTGCTCGTGGAACCCCTCGCCACGCTCGCCCACGACCCCGGGCGGCGCTGGCTGGCGCGGCTGCTCACCAGGATCGTCGCCGCGGGGCATCCGCTGCCCTGGCATTCGGCCTGGTCCTTCCCCGAACCGTGGACCGCGCTCCTCGCCCGTGCCGTCCCCGCGCTACCGCCCGAGGAGGCCGCGCTGCGGTTCCGGCTCGCCCGCGATCTCGTCTTGCACACCTACGGCGACTCAGCCGGCCCCCCGCCGCCCGCGGCGAGCGTGACCGCGTTCGTCGCCGCAGGGCTCACCGCCCCGTTCCCACCCCCCGATGGAGCGCCCCCATGTCCGACGTCCCCGAGGTCTTCGCCCCCGCCCGGCTAG
- a CDS encoding PPC domain-containing DNA-binding protein, whose translation MRSSELRRGRTFGVVFDPGEDFFTALADFCKANEVRQGYIPMFLGAFSSVDVIGTCERVADPMAPVWTKVNATNVEAIGCGTLAWDPAQDRAVPHVHISVGLKERSAQAHTSHLLGATVQFVAELLVVEVAGPEIRRPPNPDMYDVPLLEFRD comes from the coding sequence ATGCGCAGCAGTGAGCTCAGACGGGGCCGGACCTTCGGCGTCGTCTTCGATCCGGGCGAGGACTTCTTCACCGCCCTCGCCGACTTCTGCAAGGCCAACGAGGTGCGTCAGGGCTACATCCCGATGTTCCTCGGCGCGTTCTCCTCGGTGGACGTCATCGGGACGTGCGAGCGGGTCGCGGACCCGATGGCCCCGGTCTGGACGAAGGTCAACGCGACGAACGTCGAGGCGATCGGCTGCGGGACGCTCGCGTGGGATCCGGCGCAGGACCGGGCGGTGCCGCACGTGCACATCTCGGTCGGGCTGAAGGAGCGGTCGGCGCAGGCGCACACCAGTCACCTGCTCGGCGCGACGGTCCAGTTCGTCGCGGAGCTGCTGGTCGTGGAGGTGGCAGGGCCGGAGATCCGGCGTCCGCCGAACCCCGACATGTACGACGTGCCTCTGCTGGAGTTCCGCGACTGA
- the atzF gene encoding allophanate hydrolase has translation MTGSLSVAELSRRYGAGTARPEDIAGEIYDRIEARGDDHVWITLRPRAEVLAEAAALPDGPLYGIPYAVKDNIDVAGLPTTAGCPEFAYTPGKSAPIVERLRAAGALLIGKTNLDQFATGLSGTRSPYGACESPLVPGLISGGSSSGSAVAVGAGLVSFALGTDTAGSGRVPAAFTGTVGLKPSRGLVSTLGMVPACASLDCASVFAGSVADAWTVLSAVAGPVPGDPWSRGLPVGALTPSGPLRIGVPRRLEFFGDGAAAVAFKQVLARLRDLGHTLVQVDFTPFLQAGKLLYGGAWVAERLTAIGPFTARNPQAVHPVTRRVLRPGTSMSAADAFADAHRLQELRAETRTVWKRIDALAVPTVPTTFTHKEMHEDPIGRNRTLGHYSTFANLLDLAGIAVPGGMTPAGRPHGLTLLAPAGKDALLASAAAAFGGEAVAGAEPDGPLLAVVGAHRAGQPLHGRLTALGARPRGTARTAPVYRLFALPGGDVPRPGLVRTGDGGTDVEVELYTLSAAALGHLLTETAPPLGLGTVDLADGRSVHGFLCEAYATGGAPDISGHGSWPAYLEGAHAQQ, from the coding sequence ATGACCGGCTCGCTGTCGGTGGCGGAGCTGTCCCGGCGCTACGGCGCCGGGACGGCCCGGCCGGAGGACATCGCAGGCGAGATCTACGACCGGATCGAGGCACGGGGCGACGACCACGTCTGGATCACGCTGCGGCCGCGCGCGGAGGTGCTCGCCGAGGCGGCGGCGCTCCCCGACGGGCCGCTCTACGGCATCCCGTACGCGGTCAAGGACAACATCGACGTGGCGGGCCTGCCGACGACCGCCGGGTGCCCCGAGTTCGCTTACACGCCCGGCAAGTCCGCACCCATCGTGGAGCGCCTGCGCGCGGCGGGGGCGCTGCTCATCGGCAAGACCAACCTCGACCAGTTCGCGACGGGCCTGTCGGGCACCCGCAGCCCGTACGGGGCGTGCGAGTCGCCGCTCGTGCCCGGCCTCATCTCCGGCGGGTCGAGCTCCGGCTCGGCGGTCGCGGTCGGCGCGGGCCTCGTGTCGTTCGCGCTCGGCACCGACACCGCGGGCTCAGGCAGGGTCCCCGCGGCGTTCACCGGAACCGTGGGGCTGAAGCCGTCGCGAGGGCTGGTCTCGACCCTCGGCATGGTCCCGGCCTGCGCGTCGCTCGACTGCGCGAGCGTCTTCGCCGGGTCCGTCGCCGACGCCTGGACGGTCCTGTCGGCGGTCGCCGGACCCGTCCCGGGCGATCCGTGGTCGCGCGGCCTGCCCGTCGGGGCGCTGACCCCGTCCGGGCCGTTGCGGATCGGGGTGCCGCGCAGGCTCGAGTTCTTCGGCGACGGGGCCGCCGCCGTCGCCTTCAAGCAGGTGCTCGCCCGGCTGCGCGACCTCGGGCACACCCTCGTGCAGGTCGACTTCACGCCGTTCCTCCAGGCGGGCAAGCTGCTGTACGGGGGCGCGTGGGTGGCCGAGCGGCTCACCGCGATCGGCCCGTTCACCGCCCGCAACCCGCAGGCCGTCCACCCCGTGACGCGGCGGGTCCTGCGGCCCGGGACGTCGATGTCGGCGGCGGACGCCTTCGCCGACGCGCACCGGCTCCAGGAGCTGAGGGCCGAGACCCGCACGGTGTGGAAGCGGATCGACGCGCTCGCCGTGCCGACGGTCCCGACCACGTTCACGCACAAGGAGATGCACGAGGATCCGATCGGCAGGAACAGGACCCTCGGGCACTACAGCACCTTCGCCAACCTCCTCGACCTCGCCGGGATCGCGGTCCCGGGCGGCATGACGCCCGCGGGCCGTCCGCACGGGCTCACCCTGCTCGCGCCCGCGGGCAAGGACGCGCTGCTGGCATCGGCCGCCGCGGCGTTCGGCGGGGAGGCGGTCGCCGGCGCGGAGCCCGACGGGCCGCTGCTCGCCGTCGTCGGCGCGCACCGCGCGGGCCAGCCGCTGCACGGCAGGCTCACCGCGCTGGGCGCCCGCCCGCGCGGCACGGCGCGCACCGCGCCGGTCTACCGGCTGTTCGCGCTGCCCGGAGGGGACGTCCCCCGGCCCGGCCTCGTCCGGACCGGTGACGGCGGCACGGACGTCGAGGTCGAGCTGTACACGCTCTCGGCGGCCGCGCTCGGGCACCTGCTGACCGAGACCGCACCGCCGCTCGGCCTCGGCACCGTCGACCTCGCCGACGGACGGTCCGTGCACGGGTTCCTCTGCGAGGCGTACGCGACGGGCGGCGCGCCGGACATCAGCGGCCACGGAAGCTGGCCCGCCTACCTGGAGGGCGCGCATGCGCAGCAGTGA
- a CDS encoding cysteine hydrolase family protein, translated as MAQPYAWPYDGTFTPDRTAVICIDWQVDFCGKGGYVDTMGYDLELTRAGLEPTARVLDAVRPLGFTVVHTREGHRPDLADCPPNKLWRSKGIGAGIGDEGPQGRILVRGEPGWEIVPEVAPVDGELVIDKPGKGSFYATDLDLLLRTRGITHLILTGITTDVCVHTTMRDANDRGYECLLLTDCTGATDVGNYEAALKMITMQGGVFGAIAPSSALLETLGGP; from the coding sequence ATGGCGCAGCCTTACGCCTGGCCCTACGACGGGACGTTCACGCCGGACAGGACCGCGGTCATCTGCATCGACTGGCAGGTGGACTTCTGCGGCAAGGGCGGGTACGTCGACACCATGGGCTACGACCTGGAGCTCACCCGCGCGGGCCTGGAGCCCACGGCCCGGGTGCTGGACGCGGTGCGGCCGCTCGGCTTCACCGTCGTGCACACCCGCGAAGGGCACCGGCCCGACCTCGCGGACTGCCCGCCGAACAAGCTCTGGCGGTCCAAGGGCATCGGCGCGGGCATCGGCGACGAGGGCCCGCAGGGCCGCATCCTGGTCCGGGGCGAGCCCGGCTGGGAGATCGTCCCCGAGGTCGCGCCGGTCGACGGCGAACTCGTCATCGACAAGCCGGGCAAGGGCTCGTTCTACGCCACCGACCTCGACCTGCTCCTGCGGACGCGCGGCATCACGCACCTCATCCTCACCGGCATCACCACGGACGTGTGCGTGCACACGACCATGCGCGACGCCAACGACCGGGGATACGAGTGCCTGCTGCTCACCGACTGCACGGGCGCGACGGACGTCGGCAACTATGAGGCGGCGCTGAAGATGATCACCATGCAGGGCGGCGTGTTCGGCGCGATAGCGCCCTCGTCCGCCCTGCTCGAAACCTTGGGAGGCCCATGA